The Methanothermobacter sp. DNA window CAAGGAACTTGGAATCACAGTAGTTCTCGTATCACACTTGCCAGAAGTCCATGAGTACCTAGCAGACAGGTTAATACTCATGGAAGATGGTAGAATAGTGGATGAAGGAGAACCTAAATGGATCATAAGAAAATTCCTCAAGGATATAGAGCCTCCAGAAAAAATAAAGATTAGGAAATGGGATGAACCAATATTAAAAGTTAGAGATCTCCGTAAAAAATTCGTACTAATAAAAGGTGGAACAGTACTTGAAATGGAGAACATAAACTTCAACGTGAATCGGGGGGAAATAGTATCCATCATAGGACCCAGTGGAGCTGGTAAAACAGTATTATTAAGGATGGTGGGTGGATTAGACTACCCAGAAGATGGAAAAGTGGAATTCAAATTAGACGATGAATGGGTTAACATGCACGAACCAGGTATAAAAAGGATGCGTATACGCAGAAAAATGGGCTTCATGCACCAGGAATTCGCTCTGATACACCATGCAACCATCAGGGACCAAATAGCAGCACGACTGGGCGTAAAAGGTGAAAAGGTTGTGGATGAGGCCAAGAAGAGAGCTGAGAAGATGGGTATAAGTGACAAAGTCCTCGATGTCCTTTATCAATTAACAGACCTCCCAGAGGAAGAGGCTAAACAAAGACTAGAAAAATTAGGACTATCATCAAAAATCCTAGAAAAATTATTCCCCAAATTCCCAGACAAAGAGGTTAAAAAGTATGCGGAACCAGTCTTCGAAGCACTAGACCTATCATTAGACATCCTAGACAGAAAATCTTATGAACTTTCAGGTGGCCAGAAGGTGAGGGCGGCCCTAGCACTTGTAATGGCATCACAACCAGAGGTTCTAATATTGGACGAACCATTCGGGGACCTAGATCCTATAACATTAAGGCTAGTCTCAAATTCCCTTAAAAGGATAAACAGGGAATTCAACACAACAATAATAATGGTAAGCCACCACATCGACTTCATCAAAGAAATAAGTACAAGGGCGGTGATGATAGAAGACGGTAAACTAACAATGGATGGAGAACCCGAAAAATTATGTGAAAAATTTATCGAAAAAAGTAAAGCAGAATACCTGCTAAAGGCACAAACACACATATAATAGGAGGATTTACATTGAAATTTACTGAGTTCCCTATAAAAGATTCTTACAGGCTTTTAGCGCCACGGCCCACAGTTATAATAACAACTGTCAACAAAAAAGGAGAGATAAATGCGGCCCCCTTTTCTTTTGTAATGCCAATATCCATGGACCCGCCAATCATAGCATTTGCTTCAATGCCAGAACACCACACTTCCAAGAATGTTGAAGAAACCGGAGAATTTGTGGTAAACCTCACAAGCCTCAACATATTAGATAAGATGTGGATAACAGGAAAAAGTATACCATATGGTGAAAACGAACTTGAAAGAGCAGGTTTAGACTGGATACCATCAGTTAAAGTTTCGCCTCCACGCATCAAAGAGGCAGCAGCCCACCTAGAATGCGAATTATTAAGGATGAATGAAATAGGAGACCATAACCTTTACACGGGATCAGTAGTCCATGCAAGCATAAAAGAGGGTTCAATAAAAGAAGGTCTGCTCCATGTTGAAGAGGTGAAACCCATACTCCATGTGGGTGGTAACAAGTTTGTAATAGGCGATAGGGTTAAATTCGTCAAATAGGGGTCTATAATGTTTAAACGTATAATGGTGCCGACCGACGGCTCCGAACAAGCCCAGAAAGCCGAAAATATCGCCATAGAACTTGCAGAGAAACTAGATGCTAGGGTCATAGCAGTCCATATCATGGACGAAAAACTCATCTACCCATTCGAAGTCCTAGAAGAAGAAGGAAAAAACATCCTAGCGAAAGTACAGGAAAAGGGGAAAAGAAAGGGCGTCAAAGTAGATGAAATCCTAATATACGGAAATCCAATACATGACATGAAAAAGATCGCAGAAAGAAGCAAAGCCGACCTAATAATAATGGGCCATGGAAAAAGTGGCCTTGAAAAGTTTCTAATGGGTAGTGTAGCGGAGAACACCCTAAAGAATGTTAAAATACCAGTCTTAATAGTTAAATAACACAAATTGAAATGAAAAGTCAAAAGTATCCTACATCGATTAAAAATATTAATAATAAAAGTTTACATATAAAACAATTATATGGTACATATCCTCCTTGTAAGTAGAGATACCCACATCACTGAACTTATAAGATCTTGTGGATATGATCCTATCATAGCAGATAGTGAAGAAGATATTCTCGAAGCTGAATCAAAAGCTGGACTTATTATAATCGACACATCAAAGCCCACAATCAACAAAAGAAAAGCCATCAACTTGGTAAAAAAATCCAATCTACCCATCATACTAGTCACAGAACCTCTAGAGGAGAGGACAACACAAGGTATAAAAGTGGCAGCACATCTCAAAAAACCAATAGATCCACAACAGTTCATAAACGTTGTAAAAACGGGCCTTTTCAAGTATAAAATGGAAAGATTATTTCTGGATAATGAGCAGATATACCAGCATATAATTAACACAAGCTTAGAGGGCATTTGCATTTTCGACAATTCAGGAAACATATTATATTGTAACAAACAACTAGGGAAATTTCTAGAGTGTCAGCCAAGCGAACTTATAGGAAAAAATATTCTAGAAATTGTACACCCAAATGATAAAGTGATCGTCGAAAGAATACTCAATCTCTGCAGAAAAGGGATGCAGGGAAAACAGGAGATACGCTTTATCAAAAACAATGGGAAACCATGCTGGTTATTATTTTCTGGAACACCAATAATAGAAGATTCTGCCTTCAAGGGCGGATTCTGCATGTTCACAGATATAACGGGACAGAAAATACTCGAAGAAGAACTTATAAGGACCACCAAGTTCCTCACACTCCTAAACAAGGTCAACAATTCCATAATAAAATCCAGGAACATAGAAGAAATGATCCAAAGAGTATGCAATATACTCGCTGAATACAGACCATACAAATATATCGGCGTATTAGACAAGGATCATAAGCCAATCCATGAAATCGGAGAAAGACCCGCCAAATTCGAAAACATCCTAAAATTACGTGTAAAGGATAAACTATGGGGTCTGCTCGGCATAAAAGGAAACCTTGAACCTGAAGAACTAGCCATACTAGAGGAGATAGCATCCACACTCTCATTCACAATAGAAAAAATGCTAGCAGAGAAAAAATTAAGAGAAAACGAACTTGAATATAGAGAACTCTTCGAAAGTGCAGGTGACGCGCTATTCATCATGAAAAAGAACACTATAATAACTTGTAACAAGAAAGCCCTCAAACTTTTCCAGGCAAAACCTAAGGATATAATAGGCAAACACCCATGGGAATTATCGCCAAAATACCAAGAAGGCGGAGAAAAGTCAGAAATTAAAGCCAAAAAATTAATAAGAGAGACCATCAGAGAAGGTGAAAGACAATTCATGTGGATTCACAAGAAAAAGACTGGAGAACCATTTTATGCCCATGTATCTCTCACATATCATCCCCACAGAGGCCAAATCATAGCAGCCATACGTGATATAACAGGCCAAGTAGAGATGGAAAAACTTTTAAAAGCAGAGCACCGGAAATTCAAGGATCTTATAAACTCATTACCCGATGCAATTTTTGCAGTGGATAAAAAAGGGCGCATCATAGCATGGAACAAGGAGATAGAGAAGATGACAGGAACCCCCGCAGAGGAGATGCTAGGAAGAGGCGGCCACGCATATAGCATACCATTCTATGGGAAACCCAGACCAGCACTCCTCGACCTACTGTTTCAAGATCTACCAGAGATAGAAAAATTTTATGAAAATGTTAGACGCGAAGGCCACAACATCTACGGTGAAATTTACCTTCCAAACATTTACAATGGACGCGGAGGCCACCTACAACTTAAAGTCTCACCATTATATGACGAAAAAGGCGATATAACAGGGGCAATCGAAATCATAAGGGATATAACTCCCCTCAAAATCACGGAGAGGAAATTAAGAGCAGAACTGATGGTCACAAGTACCATAAGTAGATTATACCCTGTGATAGTATCGCCAAAAGCGACAAAAAAGAAATTGGCCAATAAAATCCTCACAGAACTTTTAAAAATCACAGGAAGCAGTGGGGGGTTCATCACATTCAAGGGTGAAATCCTCGCATCCAAAGGAAAATGTAAAAACCCAGAATCCAC harbors:
- a CDS encoding ATP-binding cassette domain-containing protein, coding for MIKIENLSKTYKLETGENFKALDNINLEVKKGEILGIIGMSGAGKSTLLRILRGVEPFDQGTVILDDIKVTANSNPYDFTKLKRATAIHLQRTFGLWAETAIENVLRKFYGAKYGDESLTDFKRAYDEFGEEAMKLLKVVGLDHKADHFAPVLSGGEKQRLIIARQLAKRPKVLLLDEPATMSCPKTKQEILDAIKKVNKELGITVVLVSHLPEVHEYLADRLILMEDGRIVDEGEPKWIIRKFLKDIEPPEKIKIRKWDEPILKVRDLRKKFVLIKGGTVLEMENINFNVNRGEIVSIIGPSGAGKTVLLRMVGGLDYPEDGKVEFKLDDEWVNMHEPGIKRMRIRRKMGFMHQEFALIHHATIRDQIAARLGVKGEKVVDEAKKRAEKMGISDKVLDVLYQLTDLPEEEAKQRLEKLGLSSKILEKLFPKFPDKEVKKYAEPVFEALDLSLDILDRKSYELSGGQKVRAALALVMASQPEVLILDEPFGDLDPITLRLVSNSLKRINREFNTTIIMVSHHIDFIKEISTRAVMIEDGKLTMDGEPEKLCEKFIEKSKAEYLLKAQTHI
- a CDS encoding flavin reductase family protein, producing the protein MKFTEFPIKDSYRLLAPRPTVIITTVNKKGEINAAPFSFVMPISMDPPIIAFASMPEHHTSKNVEETGEFVVNLTSLNILDKMWITGKSIPYGENELERAGLDWIPSVKVSPPRIKEAAAHLECELLRMNEIGDHNLYTGSVVHASIKEGSIKEGLLHVEEVKPILHVGGNKFVIGDRVKFVK
- a CDS encoding universal stress protein, producing the protein MFKRIMVPTDGSEQAQKAENIAIELAEKLDARVIAVHIMDEKLIYPFEVLEEEGKNILAKVQEKGKRKGVKVDEILIYGNPIHDMKKIAERSKADLIIMGHGKSGLEKFLMGSVAENTLKNVKIPVLIVK
- a CDS encoding PAS domain S-box protein yields the protein MVHILLVSRDTHITELIRSCGYDPIIADSEEDILEAESKAGLIIIDTSKPTINKRKAINLVKKSNLPIILVTEPLEERTTQGIKVAAHLKKPIDPQQFINVVKTGLFKYKMERLFLDNEQIYQHIINTSLEGICIFDNSGNILYCNKQLGKFLECQPSELIGKNILEIVHPNDKVIVERILNLCRKGMQGKQEIRFIKNNGKPCWLLFSGTPIIEDSAFKGGFCMFTDITGQKILEEELIRTTKFLTLLNKVNNSIIKSRNIEEMIQRVCNILAEYRPYKYIGVLDKDHKPIHEIGERPAKFENILKLRVKDKLWGLLGIKGNLEPEELAILEEIASTLSFTIEKMLAEKKLRENELEYRELFESAGDALFIMKKNTIITCNKKALKLFQAKPKDIIGKHPWELSPKYQEGGEKSEIKAKKLIRETIREGERQFMWIHKKKTGEPFYAHVSLTYHPHRGQIIAAIRDITGQVEMEKLLKAEHRKFKDLINSLPDAIFAVDKKGRIIAWNKEIEKMTGTPAEEMLGRGGHAYSIPFYGKPRPALLDLLFQDLPEIEKFYENVRREGHNIYGEIYLPNIYNGRGGHLQLKVSPLYDEKGDITGAIEIIRDITPLKITERKLRAELMVTSTISRLYPVIVSPKATKKKLANKILTELLKITGSSGGFITFKGEILASKGKCKNPESTPISIGDEIIGHISLEKDKGFNKFDIKVIKRFVEYFGLAIHRIEYEKRLIKHQAKLNILNKVLKASKTDKIENFLTSILDIIIDDLKFESGSIIVNGKIIYKRGSIIPKKEIPEHTILKKEGGKKVLMIPLKFQGDIFGVIEAYTSNKTPKMEFIRLFADEINEAISKIITQMNLQQSLHEKEALLKEVHHRVKNNLQVISSLLSLQAKYCGNEEVKNILADSQARIKSLALVHEKLYKTENITNINSKDYLESLARDLINFQAPRPIKIRLETDIDDIPLEMDKCIPLGLITNELVMNSLKHAFPEKEGIITVKFKCQENKCNLEISDNGKGLPEDFDIERLSSLGLQIVLGLVRQLDGELKIESDGGTSFIMDFPL